A region from the Engraulis encrasicolus isolate BLACKSEA-1 chromosome 18, IST_EnEncr_1.0, whole genome shotgun sequence genome encodes:
- the LOC134468679 gene encoding trace amine-associated receptor 13c-like: MVGLFVMPLGFIWMVESCWIFGVSVCAFLNFFAFQLTCASVQNVVLIAVDRYLALSNPFMYTKRVTVRLAVVLSLANWAGSSAGNFALLYCNGFFTTSLKQCPHQCPVIISKAWTWAAFLMTFVFPCSIMFVLYVKIFAIARKHARAIRAANAQGNAAWVKNDNVPKRSERKAAKALGILVFVFLSCVVPYFIASLLADYIHSDVVTTVLNFLSLVLYLNSLCNPVIYALFYPWFQKSMKLILTCRICTVDSSLMQLK, encoded by the coding sequence ATGGTGGGACTGTTTGTGATGCCACTGGGGTTCATTTGGATGGTGGAAAGTTGTTGGATCTTTGGCGTCTCCGTGTGTGCCTTTCTGAACTTTTTCGCTTTTCAGCTGACGTGTGCCTCTGTGCAAAATGTGGTTCTCATCGCAGTGGACAGATATCTGGCTCTGAGCAATCCGTTCATGTACACCAAACGGGTAACTGTGAGACTGGCTGTCGTTCTCTCTTTAGCAAACTGGGCCGGTTCCTCGGCAGGCAACTTTGCTCTGCTGTATTGCAACGGCTTTTTCACAACCTCTCTGAAACAGTGCCCGCATCAGTGTCCCGTCATCATCAGCAAAGCCTGGACTTGGGCCGCCTTTCTGATGACCTTTGTATTCCCGTGCTCCATTATGTTTGTGCTGTACGTGAAAATCTTTGCCATTGCCAGAAAACATGCCCGCGCCATTAGGGCAGCTAACGCGCAGGGCAATGCCGCCTGGGTGAAGAATGACAACGTGCCCAAACGATCGGAGAGAAAGGCGGCCAAAGCTCTGGGTATCCTGGTGTTTGTGTTCCTCTCGTGTGTCGTGCCATATTTCATTGCGAGTCTCTTGGCTGATTATATCCACAGCGATGTAGTTACAACTGTGCTGAACTTCTTATCACTTGTTCTGTACCTGAACTCTTTATGCAACCCTGTTATTTATGCACTGTTCTATCCGTGGTTCCAGAAAAGCATGAAGCTGATTTTAACGTGCCGTATTTGTACCGTAGATTCTTCTCTCATGCAATTAAAGTAA